One window from the genome of Emys orbicularis isolate rEmyOrb1 chromosome 10, rEmyOrb1.hap1, whole genome shotgun sequence encodes:
- the RBBP6 gene encoding E3 ubiquitin-protein ligase RBBP6 isoform X2 has product MSCVHYKFSSKLNYDTVTFDGLHISLCDLKRQIMGREKLKAADCDLQITNAQTKEEYTDDTALIPKNSSVIVRRIPIGGVKSTSKTYVISRTEPVSGTSKAIDDSSASISLAQLTKTANLAEANASEEDKIKAMMSQSGHEYDPINYMKKPLGPPPPSYTCFRCGKPGHYIKNCPTNGDKNFESVPRIKKSTGIPRSFMMEVKDPNTKGAMLTNTGKYAIPTIDAEAYAIGKKEKPPFLQEEPSSSSEEDDPIPDELLCLICKDIMNDAVVIPCCGNSYCDECIRTSLLESEEHTCPTCHQTDVSPDALIANKFLRQAVNNFKNETGYTKRLRKQTQPSRQPVQRNLQPAVRPSVSRQQDPLMIPITSSPSLTSSLTPSQPSVMTTLPVNQSSATAPAADISATMSISLHSEKPEGPFHDADSVIPPAAIVTASEHSKTSSSLSISTVMEEKGYQVPVIRQPALQGQLTSQGQSIPTTGQPIRTNTVRSAGNRPGWEPEKKKSKLDEFTNDFAKELMEYKKIQKERRRSFSRSKSPYSASSYSRSSYTYSKSRSGSSRSRSYSRSFSRSHSRSYSRSPPYPRRGRGKSRNYRSRSRSHGYHRSRSRSPAYRRYHSRSRSPAFRGQSPTKRTIPQGEGEREYINRYREVPPYDMKAYYGRSVDFRDPFEKERYREWERNYREWYEKFYKGYAAGAQPRPPVNRENFSPDRFGPPGSRRENSPYARGRREDFASGQSHRSRNIGSNYPEKPSGREGHNIKDPTKSKEKEAENPSGDGKGNKHKKHRKRRKGEESEGFPNAELLEGSRKPREPGGGEEIKTDSLFMLPSRDDATPVRDEPMEADSIAFKPVSEKEKKEKDKPKVKVDKTKRKTEGTATTKKDSLVKPSKAPQEKAEADREKSPRTEPPVKKAKEELPKTDSTKSTSSQKDEKALGTPRKVNPKVTKEHPETRPAKDEKAKKEHPKESKPEKPSSKEEKSKKPMEKSKPTDTKPEKRKRKAEEKEHETTSLKTSKAEVAEVKPSPKGKTEPDSEKAERSPEKDKAACLIAPAKKIKLNRETGKKIVSGENVPPTKEPAEKPEPPSSKVKQEKVKGKMRRKVTAADGSSSTLVDYTSTSSTGGSPVRKSEEKPDAKRTVIKTMEEYNNDITAPAEDVIIMIQVPQSKWDKDDFESEEEDVKSTQAPSNVGKPASVVKNVSAKPTNPVKHNEKENEPLEKTQKTAKEANYESSQHEAKSSKNSVSNEKGKTKDRDHSVSDKDASERRKSSVQPEKGHSERGTEQGNLKNLSQSSKDSRSSDKHDTGRGSSARDFTPNRDKKSDYDSSRDHSSFKRRDEKNELTRRKDSPSRNRESASGQKSKPREERTELSKKGTVESKRSSYSPQRDRRPYDHKTAYDSKRSSDEHKSLDRSSGKEREKHISETKSNKDRDTSGNKSSYKHGSPDAKNEREHATGQSDKSTVKSKPQLSHSSRLSSDLTRETDEAAFVPDYNESDSESNVSTKDEDSIGRNTRELKEKAVDKSKETAVKATLGQPGVSRNQSQSSPSVSRSRSQSPSESQTRSHSSSASSAESQDSKKKKKKKDKKKHKKHKKHKKHKKHTGNESELEKSQKHKHKKKKSKKSKDKEKEKEKDDQKVKSVAV; this is encoded by the exons AATACACAGATGATACTGCCCTGATTCCTAAGAACTCATCTGTAATTGTTAGAAGAATCCCTATTGGAGGAGTTAAATCTACAAGCAAAACATATGTCAT AAGTCGAACTGAACCAGTGAGTGGAACTTCAAAAGCA ATTGATGACTCTTCTGCATCTATTTCTCTGGCCCAGCTTACAaag ACTGCCAATCTGGCTGAAGCCAATGCTTCcgaagaagataaaataaaagctATGATGTCTCAGTCTGGCCATGAATATGATCCAATCAA tTACATGAAGAAACCTTTGGGTCCACCTCCACCATCCTATACGTGCTTTCGTTGTGGAAAACCTGGTCATTACATAAAGAATTGTCCAACAAATGGG GACAAAAATTTTGAGTCTGTTCCCAGGATTAAAAAGAGCACAGGAATTCCCAGGAGTTTCATGATGGAAGTGAAAGATCCCAATACAAAGGGTGCTATGCttacaaacacaggaaaatatgcaATACCAACTATTGATGC GGAGGCTTATGCTATAGGGAAGAAGGAAAAGCCCCCTTTCCTCCAGGAGGAACCATCCTCCTCCTCAGAAGAGGACGATCCTATTCCAGACGAATTGTTATGTCTAATCTGTAAAGATATAATGAATGATGCAGTTGTCATTCCCTGCTGTGGAAACAGTTATTGTGATGAAT GTATCAGAACATCACTACTGGAATCAGAGGAACATACCTGCCCAACTTGTCATCAAACAGATGTTTCCCCTGATGCTTTAATTGCCAACAAATTCTTACGCCAG GCTGTAAACAACTTCAAAAATGAAACTGGCTACACAAAAAGGCTCCGTAAGCAGACACAACCATCAAGACAGCCAGTTCAGCGGAACCTACAACCTGCAGTAAGGCCTTCAGTTTCTAGACAACAGGATCCTCTAATGATTCCAATCACTTCTTCACCTTCTCTAACATCGTCATTGACTCCTAGTCAACCATCTGTGATGACTACTTTGCCAGTAAATCAGTCTTCTGCCACCGCACCTGCTGCTGATATCTCTGCAACAATGTCCATATCTCTTCACTCTGAAAAACCAGAAGGACCTTTTCA tgatgcTGATAGTGTTATACCTCCTGCTGCTATTGTGACGGCCTCCGAACATTCTAAAACTTCTTCCTCTCTATCGATTAGCACTGTGATGGAAGAGAAG GGCTACCAGGTTCCTGTAATAAGACAGCCAGCATTACAAGGCCAGCTGACTTCACAAGGACAGTCAATACCCACTACTG gTCAGCCAATAAGAACCAATACGGTTCGCTCTGCAGGCAATAGGCCAGGCTGGGAACC agaaaagaaaaagtccAAACTCGATGAGTTTACAAATGATTTTGCTAAAGAACTGATGGAATACAAGAAGATTCAAAAGGAACGTAGACGCTCATTTTCCAG gtcCAAGTCACCATATAGTGCTTCATCTTACTCTAGAAGTTCATATACGTACTCCAAGTCAAGATCAGGTTCATCCCGCTCTCGTTCCTACTCTCGATCTTTTAGTCGCTCACACTCTCGTTCATACTCACGATCACCTCCATACCCaagaagaggcagggggaagaGTCGTAACTATCGTTCTAGGTCAAGGTCCCATGGATATCATCGTTCGAGATCAAGGTCACCCGCATATAGAAGATACCATTCACGATCAAGATCTCCAGCTTTTAGAGGCCAATCCCCCACTAAGCGGACTATACctcaaggagagggagagagagaatatattaACCGATATAGAGAAGTTCCACCATATGACATGAAAGCATACTATGGCAGATCTGTTGATTTTAGAGATCCATTTGAAAAGGAAAGATACAGAGAATGGGAAAGGAACTATCGAGAGTGGTATGAAAAGTTTTACAAGGGCTACGCTGCTGGAGCTCAGCCTAGACCTCCAGTGAATAGAGAGAACTTTTCTCCAGACCGATTTGGTCCACCAGGATCCAGGCGAGAGAATTCCCCATATGCTCGGGGTCGTAGAGAGGATTTTGCTAGTGGACAAAGCCATAGAAGTCGCAATATAGGAAGCAATTATCCAGAAAAGCCTTCAGGCCGAGAAGGCCACAACATTAAAGATCCTACAAAATCAAAGGAAAAGGAAGCTGAAAATCCATCAGGagatggcaaaggaaataaacataaaaagcatagaaagagaaggaaaggggaagagagtGAAGGCTTTCCCAATGCTGAGTTGTTGGAAGGCTCGCGAAAGCCCAGAGAGcctggtgggggggaagaaatTAAAACTGACTCACTGTTCATGCTCCCAAGTAGGGATGATGctacacctgtcagagatgagcCTATGGAAGCAGATTCCATTGCTTTTAAACCAGTAtctgaaaaggagaaaaaagagaAAGATAAACCTAAAGTAAAAGTTGACAAGACAAAACGGAAAACAGAAGGAACTGCCACTACCAAGAAAGACAGTTTAGTAAAACCATCTAAAGCACCCCAAGAAAAAGCAGAGGCTGATCGTGAAAAGTCTCCTCGAACTGAGCCTCCTGTGAAAAAAGCAAAGGAGGAGTTGCCAAAGACAGACAGTACTAAATCAACGTCATCTCAAAAGGATGAGAAGGCACTTGGCACACCACGGAAAGTTAACCCAAAAGTGACAAAAGAGCATCCAGAAACCAGACCAGCCAAGgacgaaaaagcaaagaaagagCATCCAAAAGAATCCAAGCCAGAAAAGCCATCAAGCAAGGAAGAGAAGTCAAAAAAACCGATGGAAAAAAGTAAACCTACTGATACAAaacctgaaaaaagaaaaagaaaggcagAGGAAAAGGAACATGAAACCACttcattaaaaacctctaaagcaGAAGTTGCTGAAGTGAAACCATCACCAAAGGGAAAAACTGAGCCTGATAGTGAAAAAGCAGAGAGATCTCCTGAAAAGGACAAAGCTGCTTGTCTGATTGCCCCAGCAAAAAAGATTAAACTAAACCGAGAAACAGGCAAAAAGATTGTAAGTGGGGAAAATGTACCTCCTACAAAAGAACCTGCCGAGAAACCCGAGCCACCCAGCAGCAAAGTTAAACAAGAAAAAGTGAAAGGAAAAATGAGAAGAAAAGTAACAGCAGCTGATGGATCCAGTTCAACTCTTGTAGATTACACCAG cACTAGCTCTACTGGAGGCAGCCCTGTTAGAAAGTCTGAAGAAAAGCCAGACGCAAAACGAACGGTCATTAAGACCATGGAAGAATACAATAATGATATAACAGCCCCTGCTGAAGATGTCATTATTATGATTCAGGTTCCTCAGTCAAAGTGGGATAAAGATGACTTTGAGTCTGAAGAGGAAGACGTTAAATCTACGCAAGCACCTTCAAATGTAGGAAAACCTGCTAGTGTTGTAAAAAATGTCAGTGCTAAGCCCACAAACCCTGTGAAacacaatgaaaaagaaaatgagcctttggaaaaaacacagaaaactgCAAAAGAAGCAAATTATGAAAGCTCCCAGCATGAAGCAAAAAGTTCAAAAAATTCTGTGTCAAATGAAAAAGGGAAAACCAAAGACCGGGATCATTCTGTGTCAGACAAGGACGCTTCTGAGAGAAGGAAGAGCAGTGTTCAACCAGAAAAAGGCCACTCAGAACGTGGGACTGAACAAGGAAACCTAAAAAACCTTTCTCAATCTTCCAAAGACAGCAGATCCTCAGATAAACATGATACTGGGCGTGGATCTTCTGCTAGAGATTTTACTCCTAACAGGGACAAAAAATCTGACTATGATAGCAGCAGGGATCATTCTAGTTTCAAGCGTAGAGATGAAAAGAATGAGTTAACGAGGAGAAAAGACTCCCCTTCTCGAAATAGAGAGTCGGCATCAGGCCAGAAGAGTAAACCAAGAGAGGAACGTACAGAATTGTCCAAAAAGGGAACTGTAGAGTCGAAAAGGAGCAGCTATAGCCCTCAGAGGGACAGAAGACCGTATGATCACAAAACAGCGTATGATTCCAAACGTTCATCCGATGAACACAAATCTCTAGATAGAAGTTCgggtaaagagagagagaaacacataTCAGAAACAAAGAGCAATAAAGACAGAGACACAAGTGGCAATAAATCCTCTTACAAACACGGATCACCGGATgcaaaaaatgagagagaacacGCTACTGGGCAAAGTGACAAGAGCACCGTCAAATCTAAGCCTCAGTTAAGCCACTCCTCTCGACTCTCTTCTGACTTAACTAGAGAAACTGATGAGGCTGCATTTGTACCAGACTACAatgaaagtgacagtgagagtaatGTGTCGACAAAAGATGAAGACTCTATAGGAAGAAATACTAGAGAACTGAAAGAAAAGGCAGTGGATAAATCTAAAGAGACTGCAGTTAAAGCAACGCTTGGCCAACCTGGCGTGAGTAGAAATCAGAGTCAAAGTAGTCCCAGTGTTAGCCGCAGTCGTAGTCAAAGCCCTTCTGAAAGTCAGACTCGAAGCCACAGCAGCAGCGCAAGCTCAGCAGAGAGTCAGGacagcaagaaaaagaaaaagaaaaaagacaaaaagaaacaTAAGAAGCATAAAAAACACAAGAAACATAAGAAACACACTGGAAATGAATCTGAATTGGAGAAAAGccaaaaacacaaacacaagaaGAAAAAATCCAAGAAGAGCaaagataaagaaaaggagaaagagaaagatgaCCAAAAAGTGAAATCTGTCGCAGTATAA